In one Streptomyces sp. T12 genomic region, the following are encoded:
- a CDS encoding ABC transporter substrate-binding protein, translated as MRKTTALRAAAAATAALLTATACSSQRGQDSQDTAVDGACKGQQTTGITDKSIKLGGIYPLSGPASAYGTISKGVAAYFDHVNDKGGIDGRKVEFIVRDDGYQPPKAVEEARRLVEREKVFAVFQSLGTPSTAAVWDYLDKQKVPQPFVATGASVWGTDDKHPWTIGWQPNYVSEARVYAKYLKDDKPKAKVAVLFQNDDFGKDLLGGFKQAVAGSGVKVVAEESYEVTDPSVSAQMTSLARSKADVLLNITTPKFGSQALAADAKNPKWNPLHIVNNVSSSAAVLQPVGFKNVQGVVSATYFKDPADPQWADDPEMKAYTDALHKHAPDSDPANQFNAYGWAAASSLHKALDAMKCPTREGLRDAVRNLNDVKVDMLLPGVTLATGPDDAFPIETMQLMRFKGERWQLFGKPVDTREEFGPLAE; from the coding sequence ATGCGCAAGACCACCGCGCTGCGGGCGGCCGCTGCCGCCACCGCAGCTCTGCTCACCGCGACCGCCTGCAGCAGCCAGCGAGGGCAGGACTCCCAGGACACCGCCGTCGATGGCGCGTGCAAGGGCCAGCAGACCACCGGCATCACCGACAAGAGCATCAAGCTGGGCGGGATCTACCCGCTGTCGGGACCCGCCTCCGCCTACGGCACGATCAGCAAGGGAGTGGCCGCCTACTTCGACCACGTCAACGACAAGGGCGGCATAGACGGCCGCAAGGTGGAGTTCATCGTCCGCGACGACGGCTACCAGCCGCCCAAGGCGGTCGAGGAGGCGCGCAGACTGGTCGAGCGGGAGAAGGTCTTCGCCGTGTTCCAGAGCCTTGGCACCCCGTCCACGGCAGCCGTCTGGGACTACCTCGACAAGCAGAAGGTGCCGCAGCCCTTCGTCGCCACGGGCGCCTCCGTCTGGGGTACGGACGACAAGCACCCCTGGACCATCGGCTGGCAGCCCAACTACGTGTCCGAGGCGCGGGTGTACGCCAAGTACCTCAAGGACGACAAGCCCAAGGCCAAGGTCGCCGTCCTCTTCCAGAACGACGACTTCGGCAAGGACCTGCTCGGCGGCTTCAAGCAGGCCGTCGCCGGCAGCGGCGTCAAGGTGGTCGCCGAGGAGAGCTACGAGGTCACCGATCCCTCCGTCTCGGCGCAGATGACGAGCCTCGCCCGCTCCAAGGCGGACGTGCTGCTCAACATCACCACGCCCAAGTTCGGCAGCCAGGCCCTCGCCGCCGACGCCAAGAACCCCAAGTGGAACCCGCTGCACATCGTGAACAACGTGTCCTCCTCCGCGGCCGTGCTCCAGCCCGTCGGGTTCAAGAACGTCCAGGGCGTGGTCTCGGCGACCTACTTCAAGGACCCCGCCGACCCGCAGTGGGCCGACGACCCGGAGATGAAGGCGTACACGGACGCGCTGCACAAGCACGCGCCCGACTCGGACCCGGCCAACCAGTTCAACGCCTACGGCTGGGCCGCCGCCTCCAGCCTGCACAAGGCACTGGACGCGATGAAGTGTCCGACCAGGGAGGGGCTGCGGGACGCGGTGCGCAACCTGAACGACGTGAAGGTGGACATGCTGCTGCCCGGGGTCACCCTCGCCACCGGGCCCGACGACGCATTCCCGATCGAGACGATGCAGCTGATGCGGTTCAAGGGCGAGCGGTGGCAGCTGTTCGGCAAGCCGGTGGACACCCGAGAGGAGTTCGGCCCGCTCGCCGAGTGA
- a CDS encoding SpoIIE family protein phosphatase: MTELSESHDDPFALHIAALAVLDDRGAVVGWNRRAEELLGYPDTAVIGRPAFDVLVDPGDLPTAREAVASCRKAGGWFGVLHVRHRDGRLVEMGLRAHPFSRDGQVREWFLAGAPAADVLEWQRDRAVLDGLYRRCPIGLVVHGPDLRLLRVNRAIERFSGIPAADFRGLPTGCFLLPDDARRAVDRVRQVMDTRRPSVYSEQFVRLEQDPARERVAMVSSFPMEDPSGRILGVAEMIEDITERHRAQRRLALLDEAGGRIGTTLDVAETARELAEVMVPHLADHASVDLLQPVTRGEELARPLAGPVVRLGASGVGAQQAGPPHPAGEPVEFAPGTPQARCLAEGRPVLEPVLPPDWFSTEGRQGARAPDLGAHSLIVVPVAARGQVLGVMTLWRSRRPDPFEADDLTLAQELASRAAVAIDNARRFTQQQQTAFTLQSSLLLRAVPDQSAVEVALRYLPASAAPGLGGDWFDVIPLSGARVALVVGDVVGRGIHAAATMGRLRTAVHTLASLDLEPDEVLSRLDDLVNLLAAEQEAVGERPVGEQVIGATCLYAVYDPVSGRCSLARAGHPPPVVTAPDGQAALLDLPAGPPLGLGGLPFEARDVELAEGSLLCLYTNGLIGEGHLDADAGLAKLRAALTRPGDALERTCQAVVDSLVPSRPSDDVALLIARTRMLPPDNVASWRLPLEPASAARARALAAAKLTEWGLEHLAFSTELIASELVTNVYRYASGPATLRLIRERCLVCEVSDSSHTSPHLRHARTTDEGGRGLFLVAQMTERWGTRYTREGKTVWTEQPLAGMLT; this comes from the coding sequence ATGACGGAGCTCAGCGAAAGCCACGACGATCCGTTCGCCCTGCACATCGCCGCCTTGGCGGTGCTCGACGACCGGGGCGCCGTGGTCGGATGGAACCGGCGGGCCGAGGAACTGCTCGGCTATCCGGACACAGCGGTGATCGGTCGGCCCGCATTCGACGTCCTTGTCGATCCTGGCGATCTGCCGACTGCCAGAGAGGCCGTGGCGAGCTGCAGGAAAGCCGGCGGCTGGTTCGGGGTGCTCCACGTGCGGCACCGTGACGGGCGGCTCGTGGAGATGGGGCTCAGGGCCCATCCGTTCTCGCGCGACGGCCAGGTCCGTGAGTGGTTCCTTGCCGGGGCACCCGCGGCTGACGTCCTGGAGTGGCAAAGGGACCGCGCGGTTCTCGACGGGTTGTACCGCCGGTGCCCGATCGGCCTGGTCGTCCACGGCCCCGACCTGAGGCTTCTCCGGGTCAACCGGGCCATCGAACGCTTCAGCGGCATCCCGGCAGCGGACTTTCGAGGGCTGCCCACCGGCTGTTTCCTCCTCCCCGACGACGCACGCAGGGCCGTGGACCGGGTGCGCCAGGTGATGGACACCCGAAGGCCGTCGGTCTACTCCGAGCAGTTCGTCCGCCTGGAGCAGGATCCGGCACGCGAGCGGGTCGCGATGGTCTCCTCCTTCCCGATGGAGGATCCCTCCGGCCGCATCCTGGGCGTGGCCGAGATGATCGAGGACATCACCGAACGCCATCGCGCCCAGCGTCGGCTCGCGCTCCTCGACGAGGCCGGCGGCCGTATCGGCACCACCCTCGACGTGGCGGAGACGGCCCGGGAACTCGCCGAGGTGATGGTGCCTCACCTCGCCGACCATGCGTCAGTGGACCTGCTGCAGCCCGTGACGCGCGGTGAGGAACTGGCGCGGCCCCTGGCAGGGCCGGTGGTACGCCTGGGGGCCAGCGGCGTCGGTGCCCAGCAGGCCGGCCCGCCCCACCCCGCGGGCGAGCCGGTGGAGTTCGCGCCGGGCACACCCCAGGCCAGATGCCTGGCCGAAGGACGGCCCGTCCTGGAACCGGTGCTCCCGCCCGACTGGTTCTCGACGGAAGGCCGCCAGGGAGCCCGAGCCCCGGACCTGGGCGCCCACTCGTTGATCGTGGTCCCAGTCGCCGCACGTGGCCAGGTGCTGGGAGTGATGACCCTGTGGCGTTCGCGCCGCCCTGATCCCTTCGAGGCGGACGATCTCACCCTCGCCCAGGAACTCGCCTCGCGCGCCGCCGTCGCCATCGACAACGCCCGGCGCTTCACCCAGCAGCAGCAGACGGCGTTCACCCTGCAGAGCAGCCTTCTGCTCCGGGCGGTTCCGGACCAGTCGGCCGTCGAGGTGGCCCTGCGGTACCTGCCGGCCAGCGCGGCCCCGGGCCTGGGCGGCGACTGGTTCGACGTCATCCCCCTGTCCGGGGCCCGGGTCGCCCTCGTCGTCGGCGACGTGGTGGGACGCGGCATCCACGCTGCCGCCACCATGGGCCGGCTGCGTACCGCCGTACACACGCTCGCCAGCCTCGACCTGGAACCGGACGAGGTCCTCTCCCGCCTGGACGACCTGGTCAACCTCCTGGCGGCCGAACAGGAAGCGGTCGGCGAACGGCCCGTGGGCGAGCAGGTCATCGGTGCCACCTGCCTGTACGCCGTGTACGACCCGGTCTCCGGGCGGTGCTCCCTGGCTCGCGCCGGTCACCCGCCGCCTGTGGTGACCGCTCCGGACGGACAGGCGGCCCTGCTGGACCTGCCCGCCGGCCCACCGCTCGGCCTGGGCGGCCTGCCGTTCGAGGCACGGGACGTCGAACTGGCCGAGGGAAGCCTGCTGTGCCTGTACACCAACGGGCTCATCGGCGAAGGCCACCTCGATGCCGACGCCGGCCTGGCCAAGCTGCGCGCGGCCCTCACCCGCCCCGGCGACGCGCTGGAACGGACATGCCAAGCGGTGGTCGACTCGCTCGTCCCCTCGCGCCCCAGCGACGACGTCGCTCTGCTGATCGCCCGCACGCGCATGCTGCCACCGGACAACGTCGCCTCCTGGCGTCTGCCACTGGAGCCTGCCAGCGCCGCCCGGGCCCGGGCCCTGGCCGCCGCCAAGCTGACCGAATGGGGGCTGGAGCACTTGGCGTTCAGCACCGAGTTGATCGCCAGCGAACTGGTCACCAACGTCTACCGCTACGCCAGCGGCCCCGCGACCCTGCGGCTGATCCGCGAACGGTGCCTGGTGTGCGAGGTCAGCGACAGCAGCCACACCTCACCCCACCTACGCCACGCCCGTACCACCGACGAGGGCGGACGCGGCCTGTTCCTGGTGGCCCAGATGACCGAACGCTGGGGCACCCGATACACCCGCGAGGGCAAGACCGTGTGGACCGAACAACCACTGGCCGGCATGCTCACCTGA
- a CDS encoding branched-chain amino acid ABC transporter permease — translation MSTIIATLGTDRARRLRAALTVLLAAALAVGAPFYFAPFQVFQLTMVLLYAVALAGLNLLVGFGGQISLGHGAFFAAGAYTAAVMLDRYDTGHLATLPAAAAGCFLLGLGFGVPALRLRGLYLALVTLAFAVFLPPLLKRLEPVTGGSMGLTVDKPQPPAWSGLAEDQWMYLVVLAVTAVALLLARNLLRSRVGRALLAVRDNESAAEVMGVRLSLHKTLAFAWSAMFAGVAGCLYTWVIGFVSPDSFSFVVSITLLAGLVVGGLGSLYGPLLGAAFVMYVPSVSQDVSEAAPGVVFGLLIITVMFVAPTGLAGLPGRLRATVTRHLPRPPATPDRTPEADSAPSTEPNAPADSAASTEPNAPADSAASTEPNAPADSAASTEPNALADSAPSTVPNALADSAASTEPNLPADSAPDAQPDSPAASEPTATDTPADPAVADAEPVGAPPRTEKE, via the coding sequence ATGAGCACGATCATCGCCACACTCGGCACGGACCGCGCCCGGCGCCTGCGCGCCGCGCTCACCGTCCTGCTCGCGGCGGCCCTCGCCGTCGGCGCACCGTTCTACTTCGCCCCCTTCCAGGTCTTCCAGCTGACCATGGTGCTCCTGTACGCCGTGGCGCTGGCGGGACTGAACCTGCTGGTCGGCTTCGGCGGGCAGATCTCGCTCGGGCACGGCGCGTTCTTCGCGGCGGGCGCCTACACGGCGGCGGTCATGCTCGACCGGTACGACACCGGCCACCTGGCCACGCTGCCGGCCGCGGCCGCCGGATGCTTCCTGCTGGGCCTCGGCTTCGGAGTGCCCGCGCTGCGGCTGCGCGGCCTGTACCTGGCCCTGGTCACCCTCGCGTTCGCGGTGTTCCTGCCGCCCCTGCTCAAGCGGCTCGAACCGGTGACGGGCGGCTCCATGGGCCTGACCGTGGACAAGCCGCAGCCGCCCGCGTGGAGCGGGCTGGCCGAGGACCAGTGGATGTACCTCGTCGTCCTCGCCGTCACCGCGGTGGCCCTGCTGCTCGCCCGCAACCTGCTGCGGTCCCGGGTCGGCCGGGCCCTGCTCGCCGTGCGGGACAACGAGAGCGCCGCCGAGGTGATGGGCGTACGGCTGTCCCTGCACAAGACGCTCGCCTTCGCGTGGAGCGCGATGTTCGCGGGTGTCGCCGGGTGTCTGTACACCTGGGTGATCGGCTTCGTCTCGCCCGACTCCTTCAGCTTCGTCGTCTCCATCACGCTGCTGGCCGGCCTGGTGGTCGGGGGGCTCGGCTCGCTGTACGGGCCCCTGCTCGGGGCGGCGTTCGTGATGTACGTGCCGAGCGTGTCCCAGGACGTCAGCGAGGCGGCACCGGGAGTGGTGTTCGGCCTGCTGATCATCACGGTGATGTTCGTGGCCCCGACGGGACTGGCCGGCCTGCCGGGCCGTCTCCGGGCCACCGTCACCCGCCACCTGCCCCGCCCCCCAGCCACCCCCGACCGGACGCCCGAGGCCGACTCCGCGCCGAGCACGGAGCCGAACGCCCCGGCTGATTCCGCGGCGAGCACGGAGCCGAACGCCCCGGCTGATTCCGCGGCGAGCACGGAGCCGAACGCCCCGGCTGATTCCGCGGCGAGTACGGAGCCGAACGCCTTGGCCGATTCCGCGCCGAGCACGGTGCCGAACGCCCTGGCCGATTCCGCGGCGAGTACGGAGCCGAACCTCCCGGCCGATTCCGCGCCCGATGCGCAGCCGGATTCACCGGCCGCATCCGAACCCACCGCGACGGATACCCCCGCGGACCCCGCAGTTGCCGATGCCGAACCCGTGGGCGCACCGCCCCGCACGGAAAAGGAATGA